Proteins from one Sabethes cyaneus chromosome 2, idSabCyanKW18_F2, whole genome shotgun sequence genomic window:
- the LOC128737447 gene encoding protein lethal(2)denticleless, whose protein sequence is MNTVIKFFDRQYGYASSTSYDSVLTRLAVHEQDSWKGISPSVLTADFNPAPPILAAKFAKCEGYEHILAIANEDGKVAIQDTDLSNKEPGGERALEGEQCHLNAVFDIEWMPGDMKLVSASGDHTARLWELTESQLVSSQVFNGHSRSVKTAAFRRTDPAVFATGGRDGVIVLWDIRAQLGSNLAPRADSCIFSGHAGGPGTPSAYRKRTRATPKIPPNGCSSSITGLAFQDDNTLISCGAGDGIIKVWDVRRHYSSHNREPLPKYSFPYAGTTTLKGFTNLLIDATRKRLYVNCMDNHIYCYNISSYATEPIQRYSGFKNGTFYIKSYLSPDGQYLISGSSDEKCYIWNVSSSSPLVRLNGHTVEVTSVAWMQSHRDIRIVTCSDDARHKIWRIGPEHIESDEKLNYKGEAEYCEKYHQEAAKVRLKSLEFTPRSIRRIVERNEKTPNTVEKKVIGKRTFSEMAGCDQQEDPSTSCLEIKRPNIETRGRRLFSPANTNSKFSGFAALEIASTSSTSRSLNTILEESDDKSLPNCKSPLTMPDLNLRSPETSSSNHKPPTSGLSSPTINLPNFVIDGDAPHLVNVNTNIGAKRKLKENVDWLTKIRKQKLLQAAKSVETVSSSAALDDVSLLQSPRLQQLKISDESPSTSNGHQHLPTTPRRRASRCGSIDGSGQPKTPRSRQNSISISQGRPTTPEASILRFLISTTPNGPAGGSATVTSSSCAANH, encoded by the exons ATGAATACGGTCATCAAGTTTTTTGATAGACAATATGGTTACG CATCATCGACGTCATATGATTCAGTGTTAACGCGCCTGGCTGTTCATGAGCAGGACAGCTGGAAAGGCATTAGTCCTTCCGTGCTGACCGCGGATTTCAATCCTGCCCCGCCGATTTTGGCAGCTAAATTCGCAAAATGTGAAGGATACGAACATATTTTGGCTATCGCTAATGAAGACGGCAAAGTGGCAATTCAAGACACTGATTTGTCCAATAAGGAACCGGGAGGGGAACGTGCGCTGGAAGGAGAGCAGTGTCATTTGAATGCGGTGTTCGATATTGAATGGATGCCGGGCGATATGAAGCTGGTATCTGCTTCCGGCGATCACACAGCGCGGCTGTGGGAACTGACAGAATCACAGCTTGTAAGCAGTCAGGTTTTCAATGGCCATTCGCGGTCCGTAAAGACGGCTGCTTTTCGACGAACCGATCCGGCAGTTTTTGCCACCGGAGGGCGGGACGGTGTAATTGTGTTATGGGACATACGAGCACAGCTCGGTTCAAATTTGGCTCCAAGAGCTGACAGTTGCATCTTTAGTGGTCATGCCGGCGGTCCCGGAACGCCTTCGGCATACCGTAAGCGAACTAGAGCGACACCAAAGATACCGCCGAATGGATGCAGTAGTAGTATAACAG GACTCGCGTTTCAGGATGACAACACTCTAATTTCATGCGGCGCTGGCGATGGTATAATTAAGGTTTGGGATGTTCGGAGGCATTACAGCAGTCACAATCGAGAACCGCTACCAAAATACAGTTTCCCGTATGCTGGAACAACGACCCTGAAAGGGTTTACAAACCTTCTAATCGATGCTACGCGAAAACGGCTTTATGTGAATTGCATGGACAATCACATTTACTGTTATAACATTTCTAGTTACGCTACGGAACCTATTCAACGATACAGTGGTTTCAAGAATGGAACCTTCTATATTAAGTCATATTTAAGTCCGGACGGACAATATTTAATAAGTGGATCAAGTGATGAAAAGTGTTACATCTGGAATGTGAGCAGTTCGAGCCCATTAGTTCGTCTGAATGGTCACACGGTTGAAGTGACTAGTGTTGCCTGGATGCAGTCGCATAGAGATATTCGGATAGTGACTTGCAGTGATGACGCAAGGCATAAAATCTGGAGAATCGGACCTGAGCATATCGAATCCGATGAGAAATTGAACTACAAGGGAGAGGCCGAATATTGCGAGAAATATCATCAAGAAGCAGCTAAGGTAAGACTGAAATCATTGGAGTTTACTCCGCGATCGATACGGCGGATTGTGGAGCGTAATGAAAAGACTCCAAACACGGTTGAGAAAAAGGTTATCGGAAAGCGAACCTTTTCAGAGATGGCTGGCTGTGATCAGCAAGAAGATCCATCAACATCCTGTCTTGAAATTAAGCGACCAAATATTGAAACAAGAGGCCGTAGGTTGTTTAGTCCTGCAAACACGAACAGTAAGTTTTCTGGATTTGCAGCTTTGGAAATTGCATCCACTTCTTCGACCTCTCGAAGTTTGAATACGATTTTGGAAGAAAGCGACGATAAATCACTGCCCAACTGCAAGTCACCTTTGACAATGCCAGATTTAAACCTCAGATCACCCGAAACATCGAGCTCCAACCACAAACCACCTACAAGTGGCTTATCGTCCCCAACCATCAACCTGCCAAATTTCGTCATTGACGGCGATGCTCCCCATTTAGTTAATGTCAATACAAACATCGGAGCTAAGCGTAAACTAAAAGAGAATGTGGACTGGCTAACTAAAATACGGAAACAAAAACTACTACAAGCTGCAAAATCCGTCGAAACTGTGTCCTCCTCCGCTGCATTGGATGATGTCTCGTTACTGCAATCACCACGGTTACAGCAGCTGAAGATTTCAGATGAGAGTCCATCTACATCCAATGGTCATCAGCATCTACCGACTACGCCTCGTCGAAGGGCATCCCGGTGCGGTTCGATTGATGGCAGTGGACAACCGAAAACACCCCGCAGCAGGCAAAATTCGATTAGCATTAGCCAGGGACGTCCAACTACGCCGGAGGCATCCATTCTGAGGTTTCTGATCAGTACGACACCAAACGGTCCTGCAGGAGGTAGTGCAACTGTAACTAGCAGTTCCTGCGCTGCGAATCACTGA